One window from the genome of Salvia miltiorrhiza cultivar Shanhuang (shh) chromosome 7, IMPLAD_Smil_shh, whole genome shotgun sequence encodes:
- the LOC130994632 gene encoding B-type cell cycle switch protein ccs52A-like: MDSPSTSTFSPDTKTPPPKLLGASYRRPSSSRTIYGDRFIPSRSSSNFALFNLPNSSSNASSEDSNSAYINLLKSALFGPECVSGFQPLTPEKSASGGRFGGRSTSNGSVFQTSPPNCNIFKYKTETRKSLHSLSPFGFDDQLPGVPHSPVKAPRKVPRSPYKVLDAPALQDDFYLNLVDWSSHNVLAVGLGNCVYLWHASSSKVVKLCDLGSDDSVCSVGWAQRNTHLAVGTSNGKLQLWDASRCKRIRTMDGHRMRVGALAWSSSSLSSGSRDKSILQRDIRAREDYVSKLSGHKSEVCGLKWSYDNRELASGGNDNRLFVWNQHSTQPVLKFCEHSAAVKAIAWSPHLHGLLASGGGTADRCIRFWNTTTNTHLSCMDTGSQVCNLVWSKNVNELVSTHGYSQNQIIVWRYPSMSKLATLTGHTYRVLYLAISPDGQTIVTGAGDETLRFWNVFPSPKSQNTESEIGASSLGRTQIR; the protein is encoded by the exons ATGGATTCCCCCAGCACGAGCACATTCTCCCCCGACACCAAAACTCCGCCGCCGAAGCTTCTCGGCGCCTCCTACCGCCGCCCCTCTTCCTCCCGCACAATTTACGGGGATCGCTTCATCCCCAGCCGCTCCTCTTCCAATTTCGCCCTCTTCAATCTGCCTAATTCCAGCTCCAATGCCTCTTCCGAAGATTCCAATTCGGCCTACATCAACCTCTTAAAGTCCGCCCTTTTCGGACCTGAATGCGTCAGCGGATTTCAGCCCTTGACGCCTGAGAAATCTGCCTCCGGTGGGAGATTTGGCGGCCGGAGTACCAGCAACGGTAGTGTTTTCCAGACTAGCCCTCCGAATTGCAATATTTTCAAGTACAAGACTGAAACGAGGAAATCTCTGCATTCCCTGTCGCCGTTTGGGTTCGATGATCAGCTCCCAGGGGTTCCTCACAGTCCTGTTAAGGCTCCCCGGAAAGTTCCTAGGTCTCCTTACAAG GTTCTGGATGCACCTGCTCTGCAAGATGATTTTTATCTTAACCTCGTCGATTGGTCTTCCCATAATGTGCTGGCTGTGGGACTGGGAAACTGTGTTTATCTGTGGCATGCTTCTAGCAGCAAG GTAGTGAAGTTGTGTGATTTAGGATCTGATGATAGCGTCTGTTCTGTTGGCTGGGCGCAACGCAATACACATCTTGCTGTTGGAACTAGCAATGGGAAACTCCAA CTGTGGGATGCCTCCCGTTGCAAGAGGATAAGAACTATGGACGGACATCGGATGCGAGTTGGAGCCCTAGCCTGGAGTTCATCCTCATTGTCTTCAGGAAGCCGCGACAAAAGTATTCTTCAGCGTGATATACGAGCTCGGGAAGATTACGTTAGCAAGTTAAGCGGACATAAATCAGAG GTTTGTGGATTGAAGTGGTCTTATGACAATCGAGAATTAGCATCAGGTGGAAATGATAATAGA CTTTTCGTATGGAATCAACATTCGACCCAGCCCGTGCTAAAATTCTGTGAACACAGTGCTGCTGTAAAAGCAATTGCATGGTCGCCCCATCTTCATGGACTCCTTGCTTCTGGGGGTGGCACTGCTGACCGATGCATTCGTTTCTGGAATACAACTACTAATACACACCTAAGTTGCATGGATACTGGAAGTCAG GTGTGCAATCTTGTGTGGTCGAAGAATGTCAATGAACTTGTGAGCACCCATGGCTACTCTCAAAACCAAATAATTGTGTGGAGATATCCTTCAATGTCAAAG TTGGCTACTCTAACAGGCCATACATACAGGGTACTCTACCTTGCCATTTCACCAGATGGGCAG ACAATCGTAACAGGAGCAGGAGATGAAACACTTCGGTTCTGGAATGTTTTCCCTTCACCTAAATCTCAG AACACTGAAAGTGAAATCGGGGCATCATCTCTTGGAAGGACGCAAATTCGCTGA